The following proteins come from a genomic window of Perognathus longimembris pacificus isolate PPM17 chromosome 12, ASM2315922v1, whole genome shotgun sequence:
- the Znf706 gene encoding zinc finger protein 706 — protein sequence MARGQQKIQSQQKNAKKQAGQKKKQGHDQKAAAKAALIYTCTVCRTQMPDPKTFKQHFESKHPKTPLPPELADVQA from the exons ATGGCTCGTGGACAGCAGAAGATCCAGTCTCAGCAGAAAAATGCCAAAAAGCAGGCTggacaaaagaagaaacaaggacaTGACCAAAAGGCTGCTGCCAAAGCTGCCTTAATATACACCTGCACAGTCTGTAGG ACACAAATGCCAGACCCTAAGACCTTCAAGCAGCACTTTGAGAGCAAGCATCCTAAGACTCCACTTCCTCCAGAATTGGCTGATGTTCAGGCATAA